A region from the Geobacillus vulcani PSS1 genome encodes:
- a CDS encoding acyl-CoA dehydrogenase, whose translation MNFRLSEEHEMLRKMVREFAENEVAPTAAERDEEERFDRGIFNKMAELGLTGIPWPEEYGGIGSDYLAYVIAVEELSRVCASTGVTLSAHISLASWPIYKFGNEEQKQKYLRALATGEKLGAYALSEPGAGSDVASMKTRAVKDGDHYVLNGSKVWITNGGEAEIYVVFAVTDPEKRHKGISAFIVEKGTPGFSFGKKEKKLGIRSSPTTELIFEDCRIPKENLLGQEGEGFKIAMMTLDGGRNGIAAQAVGIAQGALDAAVDYAKQRVQFGKPIIEQQGVAFKLADMATSIEAARLLTYQAAWLESNGLPYGKASAMAKLFAGDTAMKVTVEAVQIFGGNGYTKDYPVERFMRDAKITQIYEGTQEIQRLVISRMLARD comes from the coding sequence ATGAACTTTCGATTGAGCGAAGAACATGAAATGCTGCGAAAAATGGTGCGCGAATTTGCCGAAAACGAAGTAGCGCCGACTGCCGCTGAGCGTGACGAAGAGGAGCGGTTTGACCGCGGCATTTTCAACAAAATGGCTGAACTCGGTTTAACAGGCATTCCGTGGCCGGAAGAATACGGCGGCATTGGCAGCGATTATTTGGCCTATGTCATCGCGGTTGAGGAGCTGTCGCGCGTCTGCGCCTCGACCGGGGTGACGCTCTCCGCGCATATATCGCTCGCCAGCTGGCCGATTTACAAGTTCGGCAACGAAGAACAAAAGCAAAAGTATTTGCGCGCCTTAGCGACTGGGGAAAAACTCGGGGCATACGCCCTGTCCGAGCCGGGTGCGGGGTCGGATGTCGCCTCGATGAAAACGCGTGCGGTAAAAGACGGGGATCATTACGTCTTAAACGGTTCAAAAGTATGGATCACCAACGGCGGTGAAGCGGAAATTTACGTCGTGTTTGCCGTCACCGATCCGGAAAAGCGGCATAAAGGGATCAGCGCCTTTATCGTGGAAAAAGGAACGCCGGGCTTTTCATTCGGCAAAAAGGAAAAGAAACTCGGCATTCGTTCGTCGCCGACGACGGAACTCATTTTTGAAGACTGCCGCATTCCGAAAGAAAACTTGCTCGGTCAAGAAGGAGAAGGGTTTAAAATCGCCATGATGACGCTTGATGGCGGCCGCAACGGCATCGCCGCCCAAGCGGTCGGCATTGCCCAGGGCGCGCTGGATGCGGCGGTGGACTATGCGAAACAGCGCGTCCAGTTCGGCAAACCGATCATCGAGCAGCAAGGGGTCGCCTTCAAGCTCGCTGACATGGCGACGTCCATTGAAGCAGCGCGGCTCTTGACCTATCAGGCGGCATGGTTGGAGTCGAACGGATTGCCGTACGGCAAAGCATCCGCCATGGCGAAACTGTTTGCCGGCGACACGGCGATGAAAGTGACGGTCGAGGCGGTGCAAATCTTTGGCGGCAACGGCTACACGAAAGACTATCCGGTCGAGCGGTTTATGCGTGACGCGAAGATTACGCAAATTTACGAAGGAACGCAAGAAATCCAACGCCTTGTCATTTCGCGCATGTTGGCGCGCGATTGA
- a CDS encoding TetR/AcrR family transcriptional regulator — translation MKKREVIASVKDEKLVKKRRNEMIKGAISLFKQKGFHQTTTREIAKASGFSIGTLYEYIRKKEDVLYLVCDRIYDEVRERTEQDLGAHHGTIEGLRRAIAHYFRVVDELDDEVLVMYQEVKALSKESLPYVLNKELDMAAIFEHILRACVESGALQLSESEIRLFAHNIVVLGQMWAFRRWVLRKMYTLDEYIELQTEFLLKGIMEKQRV, via the coding sequence ATGAAAAAACGGGAAGTGATTGCATCGGTCAAGGACGAAAAGCTCGTGAAAAAACGGCGCAACGAAATGATCAAAGGCGCCATTTCCTTGTTTAAACAAAAAGGCTTTCACCAAACAACGACAAGGGAGATCGCCAAAGCATCCGGCTTCAGCATCGGCACGCTGTACGAGTACATCCGCAAGAAAGAAGACGTCCTCTATCTCGTGTGCGACCGCATTTACGACGAGGTGCGGGAGCGGACGGAGCAAGACCTCGGAGCCCACCACGGCACGATCGAAGGGCTGAGGCGCGCCATTGCCCACTATTTCCGTGTCGTGGATGAACTGGATGATGAAGTGCTTGTCATGTACCAAGAAGTGAAAGCGCTAAGCAAAGAATCGCTGCCGTACGTGTTGAATAAAGAACTCGATATGGCGGCGATTTTTGAACATATTTTGCGCGCATGCGTTGAGAGCGGAGCGCTGCAGCTTTCTGAAAGTGAAATCCGTCTGTTCGCCCACAACATCGTCGTTCTTGGACAAATGTGGGCGTTCCGACGCTGGGTGCTGCGGAAAATGTATACGCTCGATGAATATATCGAACTGCAGACGGAGTTTTTGCTAAAGGGGATTATGGAGAAACAGCGAGTGTAA
- the icmF gene encoding fused isobutyryl-CoA mutase/GTPase IcmF, with amino-acid sequence MAHIYRPKHHVRFVTASSLFDGHDASINIMRRILQASGAEVIHLGHNRSVEEIVNAAIQEDVQGIAVSSYQGGHMEFFKYMYDLLQEREAPHIRIYGGGGGVIIPREIKELHEYGIARIFSPEDGRRLGLQGMINVMLEECDFPTVTTVTDELERLPSGDVQAIARLITLCEYRAEAENKEAAAAAEAAIEQVKALEKRVPVLGITGTGGAGKSSLTDELVRRFLNEIPDIKIAILSVDPTKQKTGGALLGDRIRMNAINSPRVYMRSLATRHSRTELSPAIRDAISVVKAAGFDLVIIETSGIGQGDAAITEVCDVSMYVMTSEFGAPTQLEKIDMIDYADLIVINKFERKGSEDAKRQVQKQYQRSHQLFDRDVSEMPVYGTIASQFNDPGTNTLFVALVDTINRKTGTNWKTNLKTVANVEKHNVIIPNERRYYLREIAETVRSYHRRAEQQVEVARRLFQIEGAIEAAKERGEAEDVIRALETLKADYEAKLTPESKRILATWEETKAKYAAKQFVTKVRDKEIVTELTTKTLSGLDIPKVVLPKFKDYGEILRWVYKENVPGSFPYTAGVFPFKRQGEDPKRQFAGEGTPERTNRRFHYLCKEDKAKRLSTAFDSVTLYGEDPDYRPDIFGKIGESGVSVCTLDDMKKLYKGFDLCDPLTSVSMTINGPAPILLAMFMNTAIDQQVEKKEAELGRPLTPEEYEQVKEWTLQTVRGTVQADILKEDQGQNTCIFSTDFALKMMGDIQEYFIKHRVRNYYSVSISGYHIAEAGANPITQLAFTLANGFTYVEYYLSRGMHIDDFAPNLSFFFSNGLDPEYSVIGRVARRIWAVVMREKYGANERSQKLKYHIQTSGRSLHAQEIDFNDIRTTLQALLAIYDNCNSLHTNAYDEAITTPTEESVRRAMAIQLIITKEFGLTKNENPLQGSFIIEELTDLVEEAVLQEFERLNDRGGVLGAMEMQYQRGKIQDESLYYETKKHSGELPIIGVNTFLNPNPPSEEELNNIQLARATYEEKETQIRNLREFQERNKDKAGPALERLKQVATSGGNIFEELMETVKVASLGQITRALYEVGGQYRRNM; translated from the coding sequence ATGGCGCACATTTACCGTCCGAAGCATCACGTCCGCTTTGTGACCGCATCGAGCTTGTTTGACGGCCATGACGCCTCGATCAACATTATGCGTCGTATTTTGCAGGCGAGCGGCGCCGAGGTCATCCATTTAGGCCATAACCGCTCGGTGGAGGAAATCGTCAATGCCGCCATTCAGGAAGATGTCCAAGGTATTGCCGTCTCCTCGTATCAAGGCGGGCATATGGAATTTTTTAAATACATGTACGATCTGCTCCAAGAGCGGGAAGCGCCTCACATCCGCATTTACGGAGGCGGGGGCGGTGTCATCATCCCGCGCGAAATCAAAGAGCTGCACGAATATGGCATCGCCCGCATTTTCTCGCCGGAAGACGGCCGACGCCTCGGCTTGCAAGGGATGATCAACGTCATGCTTGAAGAGTGCGATTTTCCGACTGTGACGACGGTGACCGATGAACTGGAGCGGCTTCCGTCCGGCGATGTGCAGGCGATCGCCCGTCTCATCACGCTGTGCGAATATCGCGCTGAGGCGGAAAACAAAGAGGCGGCCGCGGCGGCGGAAGCCGCCATTGAACAAGTGAAGGCGCTCGAGAAGCGCGTTCCGGTGCTCGGCATCACCGGCACAGGCGGGGCGGGGAAAAGCTCGCTCACCGATGAGCTCGTCCGCCGCTTTTTAAACGAAATTCCCGATATCAAAATCGCGATCTTATCCGTGGACCCGACGAAGCAAAAAACGGGCGGGGCGCTGTTGGGCGACCGCATCCGGATGAATGCGATCAACTCGCCGCGCGTGTACATGAGAAGCTTGGCGACGCGCCATTCCCGCACGGAACTGTCGCCGGCGATTCGCGATGCGATTTCTGTTGTCAAAGCGGCCGGATTTGATCTTGTCATCATTGAAACGAGCGGGATCGGCCAAGGCGACGCCGCCATTACCGAAGTGTGCGACGTGTCGATGTACGTCATGACAAGCGAGTTCGGCGCGCCGACGCAGCTTGAGAAGATCGACATGATCGATTATGCGGATTTGATCGTCATTAACAAATTTGAACGTAAAGGGTCAGAAGACGCAAAACGGCAAGTGCAAAAACAATATCAGCGCAGCCATCAGCTGTTTGACCGCGATGTTTCGGAAATGCCGGTGTACGGCACGATCGCCAGCCAGTTTAACGATCCCGGCACGAATACGCTCTTTGTCGCGCTCGTTGACACGATTAACCGGAAAACAGGGACGAACTGGAAGACCAACTTGAAAACGGTTGCCAATGTCGAAAAGCATAATGTCATCATCCCGAACGAGCGCCGCTACTATTTGCGTGAAATCGCGGAAACGGTCCGCTCGTACCACCGTCGCGCCGAGCAGCAAGTCGAAGTGGCAAGACGCCTGTTCCAAATTGAAGGGGCCATCGAAGCGGCGAAGGAACGGGGCGAAGCGGAAGACGTCATCCGCGCGCTCGAGACGCTGAAAGCCGATTATGAGGCCAAGTTGACGCCTGAATCGAAGCGCATTTTGGCGACATGGGAAGAAACGAAAGCGAAATATGCGGCAAAACAATTTGTCACGAAAGTGCGCGACAAAGAAATTGTCACCGAACTGACGACGAAAACGTTGTCCGGTTTGGACATTCCGAAAGTCGTCTTGCCGAAATTCAAAGACTACGGGGAGATTTTGCGCTGGGTGTATAAAGAAAACGTCCCGGGTTCGTTTCCGTATACGGCCGGCGTCTTCCCGTTCAAGCGCCAGGGCGAAGATCCGAAACGGCAATTTGCCGGCGAAGGGACGCCGGAGCGCACGAACCGCCGCTTCCATTACTTGTGCAAAGAAGACAAGGCGAAGCGGCTCAGCACGGCGTTTGACTCGGTGACGCTCTACGGCGAAGACCCCGACTACCGGCCGGACATTTTTGGCAAAATCGGAGAAAGCGGTGTCAGCGTCTGTACGCTTGATGATATGAAAAAGCTGTACAAAGGGTTTGATTTGTGCGACCCGCTTACCTCGGTGTCGATGACGATCAACGGCCCGGCTCCGATTTTGCTGGCGATGTTTATGAATACGGCGATCGACCAGCAAGTCGAGAAAAAAGAAGCCGAGCTCGGCCGCCCGCTTACGCCGGAAGAGTACGAACAAGTGAAGGAATGGACGCTGCAAACGGTGCGCGGCACGGTGCAAGCCGATATTTTGAAGGAAGACCAAGGGCAAAACACGTGCATTTTTTCAACCGACTTTGCCTTGAAGATGATGGGCGACATTCAAGAATATTTCATTAAGCACCGCGTCCGCAACTATTACTCGGTGTCGATTTCCGGCTACCATATCGCCGAGGCGGGGGCGAACCCGATCACGCAGCTGGCGTTTACGCTTGCCAACGGCTTTACCTACGTCGAGTATTACTTGAGCCGCGGCATGCACATTGACGATTTCGCGCCGAACTTGTCATTTTTCTTCAGCAACGGCCTTGATCCGGAATACTCGGTCATCGGCCGCGTGGCGCGCCGCATTTGGGCGGTCGTGATGCGCGAAAAATATGGGGCAAATGAACGAAGCCAAAAATTGAAATACCATATCCAAACGTCCGGCCGTTCGCTGCACGCGCAGGAGATTGACTTCAACGACATTCGCACGACCTTGCAGGCCCTTCTGGCAATTTATGACAACTGCAACTCGCTGCATACGAATGCCTATGACGAAGCGATCACCACACCGACCGAAGAGTCGGTCCGTCGGGCGATGGCGATCCAACTGATTATCACGAAAGAGTTCGGCCTGACGAAAAACGAAAACCCGCTGCAAGGCTCATTCATTATTGAGGAGCTCACCGACTTGGTCGAAGAAGCGGTGTTGCAAGAGTTTGAACGGCTCAACGACCGCGGCGGTGTGCTCGGAGCGATGGAAATGCAGTATCAGCGCGGCAAAATCCAAGACGAATCCCTTTACTATGAAACGAAGAAACATAGCGGCGAACTGCCGATCATCGGCGTCAACACGTTCTTGAACCCGAATCCGCCGTCAGAAGAGGAGCTGAACAACATCCAGCTCGCCCGGGCGACGTATGAAGAAAAAGAGACGCAAATCCGCAACTTGCGCGAATTCCAAGAACGGAACAAAGACAAAGCCGGCCCGGCGCTCGAACGGCTGAAGCAAGTGGCGACAAGCGGCGGCAACATTTTCGAGGAATTGATGGAAACGGTGAAAGTCGCCAGCCTTGGACAAATCACCCGCGCCTTGTACGAAGTCGGTGGACAATATCGACGGAATATGTAA
- the rpoE gene encoding DNA-directed RNA polymerase subunit delta, translating into MSLQQQYSPEELQEMSFVELANLILLEKREALPFDQLVREAAALAGISEEEMEARLAQYYTDLNIDGRFICVGENVWGLRTWYPFDQTEDETVTIIKPKKKKKALDDEYDEYDELLEDEDLDYDDLDEYDEEELELDEDDLLEDEEFDLDEDVAFDDDILGDEEFELDDAPLDEELDLEEPEEDE; encoded by the coding sequence TTGAGCCTGCAGCAGCAATACTCGCCGGAGGAATTGCAGGAGATGTCGTTCGTCGAGCTGGCGAACCTCATTTTGCTTGAGAAGCGGGAGGCGTTGCCGTTCGATCAACTCGTCCGTGAAGCCGCAGCGCTGGCCGGCATATCCGAAGAAGAGATGGAGGCGAGGCTTGCTCAATATTACACGGATTTAAACATCGATGGCCGGTTTATTTGCGTCGGGGAGAACGTCTGGGGGCTGCGCACATGGTATCCGTTCGATCAGACGGAAGACGAGACGGTGACGATCATCAAGCCGAAGAAGAAGAAAAAAGCGCTTGACGATGAATACGATGAATACGATGAGCTGCTTGAAGATGAAGATCTCGATTACGACGATTTGGATGAATATGATGAGGAAGAGCTCGAGCTTGATGAAGATGATCTCTTGGAAGATGAAGAATTCGATTTGGATGAAGATGTCGCGTTTGACGATGACATTCTCGGCGATGAAGAGTTTGAGCTGGACGACGCACCGCTCGATGAAGAACTTGATCTCGAAGAGCCGGAGGAAGACGAATAA
- a CDS encoding CTP synthase, translating into MTKYIFVTGGVVSSLGKGITAASLGRLLKNRGLNVTIQKFDPYINVDPGTMSPYQHGEVFVTDDGAETDLDLGHYERFIDINLNKYSNVTTGKIYSAVIRKERRGDYLGGTVQVIPHITNEIKERVFRAGRETNADVVITEIGGTVGDIESLPFLEAIRQIKSDVGRENVMYIHCTLVPYIKAAGEMKTKPTQHSVKELRSLGIQPNVIVVRTEMPMSQEMKEKIALFCDIDPKAVIEARDADTLYAVPLMLQEQKLDQIVCEHLRLNCREADMTEWKALVEKVRNLSKTTKIALVGKYVELPDAYISVVEALRHAGYAFDTDIDIQWINAEHVTRDNVADLLKEADGILVPGGFGDRGVEGKIEAIRYAREQRVPFLGICLGMQLASIEFARHVVGLKGAHSSEFDPNTPHPIIDLLPEQKDVEDLGGTLRLGLYPCKLQEGTLAYAAYGDEVIYERHRHRYEFNNQYRPIMEEHGFVFSGTSPDGRLVEVIELKDHPWFVAAQFHPEFTSRPTRPQPLFREFVRASLKQ; encoded by the coding sequence ATGACGAAATACATTTTTGTGACCGGCGGTGTTGTTTCCTCGCTCGGGAAAGGGATTACGGCGGCTTCGCTCGGCCGCTTGTTGAAAAACCGCGGATTGAACGTGACGATCCAAAAGTTTGACCCGTACATTAACGTCGACCCGGGCACGATGAGCCCGTACCAGCATGGCGAGGTGTTCGTCACCGATGACGGTGCGGAGACAGACTTGGATTTAGGGCATTATGAGCGGTTTATCGATATTAATTTGAACAAATATAGCAACGTCACCACTGGGAAAATTTATTCCGCCGTCATCCGCAAAGAGCGCCGCGGCGATTACCTAGGCGGCACGGTGCAAGTCATCCCACACATTACGAACGAAATTAAGGAGCGTGTCTTTCGCGCCGGAAGAGAGACGAACGCGGATGTCGTCATCACGGAAATTGGCGGCACGGTCGGCGATATTGAATCGCTTCCTTTTTTAGAAGCGATCCGCCAAATCAAAAGCGACGTCGGCCGCGAAAACGTCATGTACATCCACTGCACGCTCGTGCCGTACATCAAGGCGGCTGGGGAAATGAAAACGAAGCCGACGCAGCACAGCGTGAAAGAATTGCGCAGCCTCGGCATTCAGCCGAACGTCATCGTCGTGCGCACGGAAATGCCGATGTCACAGGAAATGAAAGAGAAAATCGCCTTGTTTTGCGACATCGATCCGAAAGCGGTCATCGAGGCGCGCGACGCCGACACGCTGTATGCCGTTCCGCTTATGCTTCAAGAACAAAAGCTGGATCAAATCGTGTGCGAACATTTGCGCCTCAACTGCCGCGAAGCGGATATGACCGAATGGAAAGCGCTCGTCGAGAAAGTGCGCAACTTATCGAAAACGACGAAAATCGCTTTGGTCGGCAAATACGTCGAGCTTCCGGACGCCTATATTTCTGTTGTTGAGGCGCTCCGTCATGCGGGGTATGCGTTTGACACCGACATTGATATTCAGTGGATCAATGCTGAGCATGTGACGCGGGACAATGTGGCCGATCTGTTGAAAGAAGCGGACGGCATTTTGGTTCCGGGCGGGTTTGGCGATCGCGGGGTCGAAGGGAAAATTGAGGCGATTCGCTACGCCCGCGAGCAGCGCGTGCCGTTTTTAGGCATTTGCTTAGGAATGCAGCTCGCCTCGATTGAATTTGCCCGCCATGTCGTCGGCCTGAAAGGCGCCCATTCGTCCGAGTTTGACCCGAATACACCGCATCCGATCATCGACTTGCTTCCGGAGCAGAAGGATGTCGAAGATTTAGGCGGCACGCTCCGCCTCGGCTTGTATCCGTGCAAGCTGCAGGAAGGGACGCTCGCTTACGCCGCCTACGGCGATGAAGTCATTTACGAGCGCCATCGCCATCGGTACGAATTCAACAACCAATACCGGCCGATCATGGAAGAGCATGGCTTCGTTTTTTCCGGCACGAGCCCGGACGGACGGTTGGTTGAAGTGATCGAACTCAAGGATCATCCGTGGTTCGTCGCCGCTCAATTCCATCCGGAATTCACCTCGCGCCCGACGCGGCCGCAGCCGCTGTTCCGCGAATTTGTCAGAGCGTCGCTGAAACAGTGA
- a CDS encoding DUF2529 domain-containing protein, producing the protein MKILTTQTIGLLQKIAADEELALEDGARLLAQAAIGDGRIWLYGIGELDAVAAAALFGPDPLPKAKRLEPTATDDWQETDRALLFARFSNDPEAIRLVEQLQAHGVDAVAVAALVKDEPGLADIATVFIDSKLSRPLVPTEDGRRIGMPTIITASFVYYGLRVLLDEILSEYE; encoded by the coding sequence GTGAAAATTTTAACGACGCAAACGATCGGACTGTTGCAAAAAATCGCTGCGGACGAAGAGCTGGCGCTCGAAGACGGGGCGCGTCTGCTTGCCCAGGCTGCTATCGGCGATGGGCGCATTTGGCTGTATGGCATCGGTGAACTCGATGCGGTCGCCGCCGCCGCGCTTTTTGGCCCTGATCCGTTGCCGAAAGCCAAACGGCTTGAACCGACGGCAACCGATGACTGGCAGGAAACGGATCGCGCGCTTCTCTTTGCCCGCTTTTCCAATGATCCTGAGGCCATTCGCCTCGTCGAACAGCTGCAGGCACACGGCGTCGATGCAGTGGCCGTCGCGGCGCTCGTCAAGGATGAACCCGGACTGGCCGATATAGCCACCGTCTTTATCGACAGCAAACTTTCCCGCCCGCTCGTGCCGACCGAAGATGGCCGCCGCATCGGCATGCCGACGATCATCACCGCTTCCTTCGTCTACTACGGGCTGCGCGTGTTGCTCGATGAAATTTTATCGGAATATGAGTAA
- a CDS encoding response regulator, with protein MGNKILIVDDQYGIRILLNEVFQREGYVTYQAANGMQALEIARKHCPDLVLLDMKIPGMDGIEILKRLKDIDPDIKVIIMTAYGELDMIQETKELGALMHFAKPFDIDDLRAAVKKYITA; from the coding sequence GTGGGAAACAAAATTTTAATTGTCGATGATCAATATGGTATTCGCATTTTGCTCAACGAAGTGTTTCAGCGTGAAGGATATGTGACCTATCAAGCCGCCAACGGCATGCAGGCGCTCGAAATCGCCCGCAAACACTGCCCTGATCTTGTGCTTCTTGATATGAAAATTCCTGGCATGGACGGCATTGAAATTTTAAAACGGTTGAAAGACATTGATCCGGATATTAAGGTGATCATCATGACTGCCTACGGGGAGCTCGATATGATTCAAGAAACGAAAGAGCTCGGGGCGCTTATGCATTTTGCCAAGCCCTTTGATATTGACGATTTGCGCGCTGCCGTCAAAAAATACATTACTGCCTAG
- a CDS encoding class II fructose-bisphosphate aldolase: protein MPLVSMKEMLNEALRGKYAVGQFNINNLEWTQAILAAAEEEKSPVILGVSEGAARYMSGFKTVVNMVKGLMEDMNITVPVAIHLDHGSSFEKCKAAIDAGFTSVMIDASHHPFEENVRITSQVVEYAHARGVSVEAELGIVGGQEDDVVGEGIIYADPKECEELVKRTGVDCLAPALGSVHGPYKGEPKLGFAEMEQIRDLTGVPLVLHGGTGIPTEQIQRAISLGTSKINVNTENQMAFTKVVRELLAKDPNVYDPRKIIGPGRDAIKATVIGKMREFGSSGKAAR, encoded by the coding sequence ATGCCGTTAGTATCGATGAAAGAGATGTTGAACGAGGCGTTGCGCGGCAAATATGCGGTCGGCCAATTCAACATTAACAACCTGGAATGGACGCAAGCGATTTTAGCGGCGGCTGAGGAGGAAAAATCGCCGGTCATTCTCGGCGTCTCCGAAGGGGCGGCTCGCTATATGAGCGGATTCAAAACCGTCGTCAACATGGTCAAAGGCTTAATGGAAGACATGAACATCACCGTTCCGGTCGCCATCCATCTCGACCATGGATCGAGCTTTGAAAAATGCAAAGCGGCGATTGACGCCGGGTTCACCTCGGTTATGATTGACGCCTCCCACCATCCATTTGAAGAAAACGTCCGCATCACCTCGCAAGTCGTTGAATATGCTCATGCGCGCGGCGTTTCGGTCGAAGCGGAGCTCGGCATCGTCGGCGGGCAGGAAGATGACGTCGTCGGCGAAGGAATTATTTATGCCGACCCGAAAGAGTGTGAAGAGCTTGTGAAACGGACAGGCGTCGACTGTCTCGCTCCGGCGCTCGGTTCCGTGCATGGTCCGTATAAAGGAGAGCCGAAGCTTGGGTTTGCTGAAATGGAGCAAATCCGCGACTTAACCGGCGTTCCGCTTGTACTCCACGGCGGCACCGGCATTCCGACCGAACAAATTCAACGCGCGATCTCCCTTGGCACATCGAAAATCAACGTCAATACGGAAAACCAAATGGCGTTTACCAAGGTCGTTCGCGAGCTGCTCGCCAAAGACCCGAACGTCTATGATCCGCGCAAAATCATCGGCCCGGGCCGCGATGCCATCAAAGCGACGGTCATTGGCAAAATGCGCGAGTTCGGCTCGTCCGGAAAAGCGGCGCGATGA
- the fsa gene encoding fructose-6-phosphate aldolase, producing MKFFIDTANLEEIKHAHELGILAGVTTNPSLVAKENVSFHERLREITSIVSGSVSAEVISTDAAGMIAEGEELAKIAPNITIKVPMTPEGLKAVKAFSEKGIKTNVTLVFTANQALLAARAGATYVSPFLGRLDDIGHNGLELISTIAEIFNIHGIETEIIAASIRHPHHVTEAALRGAHIATVPYKVLMQLFHHPLTDQGIEKFLADWNRQK from the coding sequence GTGAAATTTTTCATCGATACTGCCAACTTGGAAGAAATCAAACACGCCCATGAACTTGGCATTTTGGCCGGTGTCACGACCAACCCAAGCCTCGTGGCGAAAGAAAACGTATCGTTCCATGAGCGGTTGCGCGAAATTACGTCGATTGTGTCCGGTTCGGTCAGTGCGGAAGTCATTTCGACCGACGCCGCCGGCATGATTGCGGAAGGCGAAGAGCTGGCAAAAATTGCTCCGAACATTACGATCAAAGTGCCGATGACGCCGGAAGGCTTAAAAGCAGTCAAGGCGTTTAGCGAAAAAGGAATTAAAACCAACGTGACGCTCGTGTTCACCGCCAATCAGGCGCTTTTGGCCGCACGCGCCGGCGCGACGTACGTCTCCCCGTTCCTCGGGCGCCTCGATGACATCGGCCATAACGGTTTAGAGCTCATTTCCACGATCGCCGAGATTTTCAACATTCATGGCATTGAAACGGAAATCATCGCCGCTTCGATCCGCCATCCGCACCATGTGACGGAAGCGGCGTTGCGCGGAGCTCACATCGCCACGGTGCCGTACAAAGTGCTGATGCAGTTGTTCCACCATCCGCTTACGGATCAAGGAATCGAGAAGTTTCTCGCCGACTGGAATCGGCAAAAATGA